The proteins below are encoded in one region of Ferroplasma acidiphilum:
- a CDS encoding M20 family metallo-hydrolase — MERIKKMLIEQGSIGRENGKAISEYKELTINDGVTRPAGTDSDKSTRDYFVDLCKKNGFDPFVDIFGNIFVTLNGSNPDLGKIMMGSHLDSVVQGGMFDGAMGVFSAFEVLLRLKESGYRNNRDIVAAAFTGEEGSAFHQPMLGSNGFTGKISKANLWALKNRDGVDFKSAMQRIEYLGDSEFPGKPEYYLEYHIEQGPVLEEKGKEIGVVTSITGQCVLSVEVNGIQGHSGTTPMEMRSDALVRAAGIIAMIDKIAREASKKYNNHSVGTVGELSVEPGRFNVIPGHVAMKIDLRSEHSESLAYMKKKVLEELETKRNGVNIKYSIVAEVEPSIMSDKVMDAIRASIKSLGFSSMEMPSGAGHDTIPMSKIAEAGMIFVPSIKGLSHTPLEWTDFKDVENGLEVLLGAVKNLDKN, encoded by the coding sequence ATGGAAAGAATTAAGAAAATGCTGATTGAACAGGGATCAATAGGCAGGGAAAACGGAAAAGCAATATCAGAATATAAAGAATTAACTATAAATGACGGGGTAACCAGGCCAGCAGGAACGGATAGTGATAAAAGTACAAGGGATTATTTTGTTGACCTGTGTAAAAAGAACGGATTCGATCCATTTGTAGATATTTTCGGGAACATATTTGTTACGTTAAATGGAAGCAATCCTGATCTGGGAAAAATAATGATGGGTTCCCATCTGGATTCCGTTGTCCAGGGTGGAATGTTCGATGGAGCCATGGGGGTTTTCAGTGCTTTTGAAGTCCTTTTGAGGTTAAAGGAATCAGGATACAGAAACAACAGGGATATTGTTGCAGCAGCATTTACCGGCGAGGAGGGATCAGCATTCCATCAGCCTATGCTGGGAAGCAATGGTTTCACGGGAAAGATCAGCAAAGCAAATCTTTGGGCTTTGAAAAATAGGGATGGAGTTGATTTTAAATCAGCCATGCAGAGAATAGAATACCTTGGTGATTCTGAGTTCCCCGGGAAACCGGAATACTATCTTGAATACCATATCGAGCAGGGGCCTGTACTGGAAGAAAAGGGAAAGGAGATAGGCGTTGTAACTTCCATAACAGGGCAATGTGTGCTTTCTGTAGAAGTTAATGGCATACAGGGACATTCCGGGACTACACCAATGGAAATGAGAAGCGATGCACTGGTAAGGGCAGCCGGGATAATTGCCATGATAGATAAAATTGCAAGGGAAGCATCTAAGAAATACAACAACCATAGTGTAGGCACCGTTGGAGAATTATCGGTGGAACCTGGAAGGTTCAATGTAATTCCAGGCCATGTAGCAATGAAAATAGATTTGAGGAGTGAACACAGCGAAAGCCTTGCGTACATGAAGAAAAAAGTCCTGGAAGAACTTGAAACTAAAAGAAATGGCGTTAATATAAAGTACAGTATAGTTGCAGAGGTAGAGCCCTCTATAATGTCAGATAAGGTAATGGATGCAATAAGGGCTTCAATAAAGTCACTGGGATTTAGCAGCATGGAGATGCCAAGTGGTGCAGGGCATGATACCATACCTATGTCTAAAATAGCTGAGGCTGGGATGATATTTGTACCCAGTATAAAGGGCTTAAGCCATACACCGCTTGAATGGACAGATTTCAAAGATGTTGAAAATGGATTGGAAGTCCTATTAGGAGCTGTTAAAAATCTGGATAAAAACTAA
- the hydA gene encoding dihydropyrimidinase: protein MSFDLILDDGNVFLHGGLKRTSIGIINGKIAVIGNLNDFKGNTKRINLSGKLVIPGGVDPHTHIEGYSSAGTIKNGTESAAIGGTTTVLDFSQATKNEDTVAAAASKIKRFSDSSSLDFTIKPMMVTEDFQSIERLELIFSQLSKLGIMAVKIFTTYKNLGRYANNYQILQGMNTAKKYGIMVQIHAENNDFLEGNMEALLAQGKTDPKYHAISKPPVSEDVAVADSAVMAGDSGAKVYCVHLSTKTSPEIIDSARKHGVNIYGETCPQYLILDDSFLDREDGNLYLCSPPLRKKEDINAMWNAISSGKIQAVGSDHVPFLAYQKKKGIPFNKVPNGIPGIETRLPLLFSEGVQKGRITLEKFVDVISTSPAKIFNLYPQKGTISIGSDADLTVIDTELEHRLRAEDLHMGTDIAIYSHMKTKGWPVLTISGGEIVAENDVFTGKGKKGHFLGKEAI from the coding sequence ATGAGTTTTGACCTTATACTGGATGATGGAAATGTATTTTTACATGGCGGATTAAAAAGGACATCCATAGGAATTATTAACGGAAAGATAGCAGTTATAGGCAACTTAAATGATTTCAAGGGCAATACAAAGAGAATTAACTTATCCGGAAAACTGGTTATTCCCGGTGGTGTTGACCCGCATACACACATAGAAGGCTATTCCAGTGCCGGAACAATAAAGAATGGCACAGAATCAGCAGCTATAGGCGGCACAACAACAGTGCTGGATTTTTCACAGGCAACTAAAAATGAGGATACGGTGGCTGCAGCTGCTTCTAAAATAAAGAGGTTTTCCGATAGCAGTTCACTGGATTTTACCATAAAGCCCATGATGGTAACAGAAGATTTCCAATCTATAGAGAGGCTTGAATTAATATTTTCACAGTTATCCAAACTCGGGATAATGGCTGTCAAAATTTTCACCACATACAAGAATCTCGGGAGGTACGCTAATAATTATCAGATTCTGCAGGGAATGAACACTGCTAAAAAGTATGGCATAATGGTTCAGATTCATGCAGAAAATAATGATTTCCTTGAAGGAAATATGGAAGCTCTTTTAGCGCAGGGAAAAACTGACCCTAAATACCATGCCATAAGCAAACCGCCGGTGAGCGAGGACGTTGCCGTTGCTGATTCAGCTGTGATGGCAGGAGATTCCGGTGCAAAGGTATACTGTGTCCATCTTTCAACAAAAACATCGCCTGAAATTATAGACAGTGCAAGAAAGCATGGCGTGAATATATATGGAGAGACCTGCCCTCAATATTTAATCCTGGATGATAGCTTCCTTGATAGGGAAGATGGCAATTTATACCTCTGCAGCCCCCCATTGAGAAAAAAAGAGGATATTAATGCAATGTGGAATGCCATATCATCAGGAAAAATACAGGCAGTGGGTTCAGACCATGTGCCATTCCTGGCATATCAGAAAAAGAAAGGAATACCATTTAATAAGGTGCCAAATGGCATACCAGGCATAGAAACCAGATTGCCCCTACTATTTTCCGAAGGCGTGCAGAAAGGGCGCATAACACTTGAAAAGTTTGTTGATGTAATAAGCACATCCCCAGCGAAAATTTTCAATCTGTATCCTCAAAAAGGTACTATTTCAATAGGAAGCGATGCTGATTTAACTGTAATAGATACTGAACTTGAACACAGGCTAAGGGCTGAAGACCTGCATATGGGAACTGACATTGCCATATACAGCCACATGAAGACAAAGGGATGGCCTGTACTTACAATCTCTGGCGGAGAGATAGTTGCTGAGAATGATGTGTTCACAGGGAAAGGAAAGAAAGGCCATTTTCTGGGAAAGGAGGCGATTTAA
- a CDS encoding IS256 family transposase, whose protein sequence is MQDQLEVLKEKIKSYGLNRENMRDLKKWFLNDLMNEEAEEQINASRYERNSNRKDYRNGYKQRSLLTTDGKVILDKPQFRETSFHTAVFDNYSRVERAVESIILESYLSGVSTRSVNKVIKSLDVQVSPSYVSSLSSWLDKTVNEFLERKIDGVYKFIYIDGTYLKIRDNGRYRNKAIYICVGINSDGYREILGASIYDSETEIEWELFFDDLEDRGLNGVELVISDGNKGIREAVKQSFPGSSWQYCHVHFMRNLRKLMGKQQWNDISLLIKQALDNPDILPVLQDKLFDRGLDKCSSMFDRYYDSLYNYRTFNTNIQGLRRLRVSNTIERLNEEIKRRTKKIGAFPSDDSAMRLAGSIMIDTNEEYVTGRKYINMEEINSQ, encoded by the coding sequence GTGCAAGACCAATTAGAAGTATTAAAAGAAAAGATAAAAAGTTATGGATTGAACAGGGAGAATATGAGGGATTTAAAGAAATGGTTCCTTAATGACCTCATGAATGAAGAAGCAGAGGAACAGATCAACGCATCCAGGTATGAGAGAAATAGTAACAGGAAAGACTATAGAAATGGGTATAAACAGAGATCATTATTGACAACAGATGGAAAGGTTATATTAGACAAGCCACAGTTCAGGGAAACATCATTCCATACAGCTGTATTTGACAATTATTCAAGGGTAGAGAGAGCTGTAGAATCCATAATACTGGAATCATACTTAAGTGGAGTTTCTACAAGAAGCGTTAATAAAGTAATAAAATCCTTAGATGTGCAGGTATCACCATCCTATGTGTCATCATTATCCTCATGGCTTGACAAAACAGTTAATGAATTCCTTGAAAGGAAGATAGATGGAGTTTATAAATTCATATACATAGATGGAACATACCTTAAAATAAGGGATAATGGAAGATACAGGAATAAGGCCATATATATCTGTGTAGGAATTAACAGTGATGGATATAGGGAGATATTAGGAGCAAGTATATATGATTCTGAAACTGAAATAGAGTGGGAACTATTCTTTGATGATCTTGAGGATAGGGGATTAAATGGTGTTGAACTGGTAATATCAGATGGCAATAAGGGTATAAGGGAAGCAGTTAAACAATCATTTCCAGGATCATCATGGCAATACTGCCATGTACACTTTATGAGGAACTTAAGGAAATTAATGGGAAAGCAGCAATGGAATGATATATCATTGCTTATAAAGCAGGCACTTGATAATCCTGATATACTCCCTGTACTGCAGGATAAGCTTTTTGATAGAGGATTAGATAAATGTTCCAGTATGTTTGACAGATACTATGATTCATTGTATAACTACAGAACATTCAATACGAATATACAGGGACTTAGAAGGCTAAGGGTATCCAATACTATAGAGAGGCTAAATGAAGAAATAAAAAGAAGGACTAAGAAAATAGGTGCATTTCCATCTGATGATTCTGCAATGAGATTGGCAGGCTCAATAATGATAGACACAAATGAAGAGTATGTAACAGGAAGAAAATATATTAATATGGAGGAAATCAACAGTCAGTAA
- a CDS encoding DUF998 domain-containing protein, producing the protein MKYIKYLGFSAIAAAWITIFAAISVNPWFRIQKNALSDLGGTNTISNFFQHQAPADPYIYNVGLMVTGLLIALFAIAAIANSRNSIENTGSAFFIIAGLFLALIGIYHEGTYPHDFVSIWFFIIASIAYATIGISLLFTKFRKVGIAILIILPVSWVLFIEIPWQSVAEDEIFGVIVIDIMVLLHIYTFQKLKNNR; encoded by the coding sequence ATGAAGTATATCAAATATCTTGGGTTTTCAGCTATTGCTGCGGCATGGATAACTATTTTTGCAGCTATTAGTGTTAATCCGTGGTTTAGAATTCAAAAAAATGCATTAAGCGACCTGGGTGGAACAAATACTATTTCAAATTTTTTTCAGCATCAGGCTCCGGCAGACCCTTATATTTATAATGTAGGATTGATGGTAACAGGGCTGCTTATTGCATTATTTGCCATTGCGGCAATTGCAAACTCCAGGAATAGCATTGAGAATACAGGGTCTGCATTCTTCATAATTGCAGGGTTGTTTCTAGCGTTAATAGGAATATACCATGAGGGTACTTATCCCCATGACTTTGTTTCCATATGGTTTTTTATAATTGCTTCTATAGCATATGCTACAATCGGAATTTCACTGTTATTTACAAAATTCAGAAAAGTAGGAATTGCAATTTTGATTATTCTTCCAGTATCATGGGTCCTGTTTATTGAAATACCATGGCAATCTGTTGCCGAGGATGAAATATTCGGAGTTATTGTGATTGACATAATGGTTTTGCTCCACATTTATACATTCCAGAAATTGAAAAATAATAGATGA